In Gossypium arboreum isolate Shixiya-1 chromosome 5, ASM2569848v2, whole genome shotgun sequence, a single genomic region encodes these proteins:
- the LOC108453302 gene encoding uncharacterized protein LOC108453302 isoform X1 has product MAVNMILLPSIFSFFFFVFFFFFLSLASQDEQSNNHNLLILELRDAKLKISRLESVLEERIQDLNAKTLSLKEHPKSLEDMANKSTYLQSALSDLKDHSFLADEKLNALEEEVHSLWAVSRKNNFDLYVLELKAQDAEDRPEAVT; this is encoded by the exons ATGGCGGTTAATATGATTCTCCTTCCCTCCATTTTCAGTTTTTTCTTCttcgtcttcttcttcttcttcttgtcaCTCGCATCTCAAGATGAACAAAGTAACAACCACAATCTCTTGATCCTTGAATTGCGCGACGCCAAGCTCAAGATCTCTCGTTTGg AATCTGTTCTTGAAGAAAGAATTCAAGACCTTAATGCTAAAACCCTTTCTCTTAAGGAACACCCGAAATCCCTCGAGGACATGGCAAACAAGAGCACTTATCTGCAGTCTGCTCTATCTGATCTTAAG GATCATTCGTTTCTTGCTGATGAAAAGCTTAACGCTCTAGAAGAGGAG GTACACAGCCTTTGGGCTGTTTCGAGAAAGAACAATTTCGATCTTTATGTTTTAGAGTTGAAGGCACAGGACGCTGAGGATAGACCGGAAGCTGTTACATAG
- the LOC108453302 gene encoding uncharacterized protein LOC108453302 isoform X2, translating into MAEVVTEQWVQIQHLEQLLQIAKMRALQAQKQRNMRCTFLKFIDGISGRHLPKLFKALDAYSLGKGPIIRYYVSQALQQLKRFYSAIRRFHPELQAFIKEEMQRNELTAAFVNDELVFFLASAFITFPVLGAWMLLLT; encoded by the exons ATGGCAGAAGTTGTTACAGAACAATGGGTTCAAATTCAACATCTTGAGCAGTTACTTCAAATTGCTAAA ATGAGGGCATTGCAAGCTCAAAAGCAAAGGAATATGAGATGCACATTCTTGAAG TTCATAGATGGCATTTCTGGAAGACATCTACCGAAGCTGTTCAAGGCCTTGGATGCTTATTCATTGGGAAAAGGACCTATCATAAGATACTATGTGTCTCAAGCTCTGCAACAATTGAAAAGATTTTACTCAGCTATTAGAAGGTTTCACCCTGAG TTGCAAGCTTTCATCAAAGAGGAGATGCAAAGAAATGAACTTACTGCTGCTTTTGTCAATGATGAACTGGTATTCTTTCTG GCTTCTGCTTTCATTACCTTCCCTGTACTGGGTGCTTGGATGCTGCTTTTAACATAG